The proteins below are encoded in one region of Hordeum vulgare subsp. vulgare chromosome 3H, MorexV3_pseudomolecules_assembly, whole genome shotgun sequence:
- the LOC123440577 gene encoding gamma-interferon-responsive lysosomal thiol protein-like produces the protein MASLPLLPQALVPFLLLLCLSPACAARRVSVAVYYETLCPFCSGFVVNDLARIFQNGLSSNVDLRLVPFGNGRVSPGGSMTCQHGEDECRLNAIEACVISVWPDAERHFPFIYCIEHLALTQKWGAWQSCFHETGLASQPVIDCYNSGYGRQLELRYAAETNALQPPHQFVPWVVVNGRPLGDDYTNFEGYICNAYDGELPEACRGKRLQIAQHTRASRGHKRNPRELATVLAFVIALWF, from the exons ATGGCTTCCCTGCCTCTTCTTCCTCAGGCCCTCGTCCCCTTCCTCCTGCTGCTCTGTCTCTCTCCGGCCTGCGCTGCCCGGAGGGTCTCGGTGGCCGTTTACTACGAGACGCTGTGCCCCTTCTGCTCCGGCTTCGTCGTGAACGACCTTGCCAGGATCTTCCAGAACGGCCTCTCCTCCAATGTCGACCTCCGCCTCGTCCCTTTCGGCAATGGGCGCGTCTCACCCGGCGGATCCATGACCTGCCAG CATGGGGAGGATGAATGCAGACTCAACGCCATAGAAGCTTGCGTTATCAGTGTCTGGCCTGATGCG GAACGGCATTTCCCTTTCATATATTGCATCGAGCATTTGGCTCTCACTCAGAAATGGGGTGCGTGGCAGTCATGCTTTCACGAAACTGGTCTGGCCTCTCAGCCTGTCATAGACTGCTACAACTCAGGGTACGGCAGGCAG CTCGAACTCCGGTATGCGGCAGAGACGAATGCTCTGCAGCCCCCTCACCAGTTTGTGCCTTGGGTGGTCGTGAACGGGAGGCCCCTTGGTGAT GATTACACGAATTTCGAAGGCTACATTTGCAACGCTTATGATGGCGAACTTCCGGAGGCATGCAGGGGAAAGCGACTGCAAATTGCTCAACACACAAGAGCAAGCCGAGGACACAAG AGGAATCCAAGGGAGCTGGCCACTGTACTTGCTTTTGTCATTGCACTTTGGTTCTGA